TCACAGCTAACCCAAATCAAAGAGCTACTTTATGCCCACTTATTTCAGCCTGGATAAGCATAGCTATCAAGGCTTTGATGTGTAGAAATCCTAATCATGATAACAAAAACATGTGGTTTATACTTGATGAACTGCCAGCTCTACAAAAAGTTTCGTCTTTACCAGTTGCTTTAGCTGAAAGTAGAAAGTATGGAGGCTGCTTTGTTGCTGGATTGCAGAACATTCATCAATTAGAAGCAATATATGGGGCTGCTGAATGTGCTTCTATGCTGGATTTGTTTAATAGTAAATTTATTTTTCGAGTTAGCGATCAGGTTACAGCCTATAAATCAGCATTAACACTAGGTGAGCAAGAGATAATTGAAACTCAAGAGAACTTGTCATATGGATCAAATACTATGCGAGATGGGGTAAATATGAATAATGTTGAGCGTAAAAAGATTTTAGTTATGCCATCTGAAATTATGAACCTACCAGACCTTACATGTTATGTAAAGCTTGCTGGTAACTTTCCTATCACAAAACTAACTATGCAGCTACAAAACTTAAATACAGCTTTTGTTTGTGAATATAAATTGCTCAAAAAACTTAAGTTAGTAGAGTATTAATTCGAAAAATTAATACTCTATGTTATTTTTTAAATTAATCACTTCTTCTTTTGACAATCCGGTATTTTCAGAAATAAATTCAACTGAAAAGCCAGCTTTTAATAAGTTCATTGCAAGCTCTTGTGCAGCTTCAGCTCTGCCTTCAGCTCTGCCTTCAGCTCTGCCTTCAGCTCTGCCTTCAGCTCTGCCTTTAGTTTCACCAATCTCTATACCTTCATCAATATATTTTGCAGCAATAGTTCTCATAATATTACTTTTTTCTTCTTCAGATAAATACTTAGCCAGAACCTGCTCTAATTCTGGTTGCTGACTCTCTAGTAATTTAGTATCAGTATACCATAAAAATGATCGTAGGTAAATATAGCCTTTTTCTTTGTCAAGTATTAAAACATGTTTGAACTTTATTAGAAACTCTTCCCAAAGCTTTAACATATCTCGTTGATGAATGTGCTTTAGCATATATTCGAGCATTCCGATATGCTTTTTCCTAACAATTTCATCATTCGACATACTTTGCAAATCGACTAATTGATAGTCAGAAGTCATTAATTGCTTAGCTATCATTGAATCGGTAAATAAATCCCACAAATTCCTAGGTGCGTTGTAGACCTCTTTGCCGTTGTAGATCACTAAATTATACACTAATGGTAATTTAGTTTTTTCTTTCTTATGCCTTTCGCACAATAACAATGTGTATCTCCATAACCGCAGAGCTGTCCAATAATCGACGGTTGATTGAGCTTCAATTAATATATAAATAAAAGCATTGCCATGCTTTTTGGTTGCAACTCTATAGACGATATCGCTGTATTTTTTCTTTAACGATTCTTCTATATAACTCTCTTGCTCTACTTTTATTTGTGATAAATCTATTAAACTCTTGAAATCGCTTGGTAAATAATACTCTAGAAATTCTTGTGCAGCTACTGGATCGCTCATGATTGTCTTTGCCAATGAATCATGCTTTAATTTTTTTGTCATATTTTTTCACTCTATAGTTTTTTAAATAAAAAATGCTGTGTCATACTCTGCCTAGTGTTTCGGACATAATCTTTGTTGTATATTAGTTTGTATTGATTCAATTTTTTCATTAAGTTTTCTTATTTCAGGGCTGATAATATTTCTAACAGCATATAATCCTTGAGTTTTTAATACATTATTGAAGTCATTTTTGACTGTACAGACTACTGCTTCCTTATCCTCTAGAACTTTTTCAGCTTTTTCAGTATTTACGTCATTTTTAACTGCTAGAATGATCTTTTCTTTTGGGCTAGGATTATAGTTTTGCAAATTTTCGGCTTCAATTGCACATAAGATTTTGCCTTCGACTCCAGCTTGTTGAATGGTTAACGCTGTTTCAATATCCTTTGTAATGATTGTTACAGGTGAGTATTTTGAATTCTGTTGAGCAATTTCAGCAAATGACCCACTAATTGTACCAACAGATTTTTCAGCTACATCAGCTTTATTACATGTTTTTGAATTCAGAGCTAATATCTTAGCTCCAGTAATTTCATCTTTGTCATTTTTAACAAAAATAGTGAGTGCAGGCCAGGATTTTTGAGTCTCTTCATCAAAAACCATATTTGCCCTTAAATTATGAATTATTAAAGATTTTTGAACTATAAATTCCTGTATGGTTTTCTGAATATTTATTAACTACTATCGTTTCCACCTTAGCTTCCTCTTCTTGTTTAAAGTAGTATAGAGATGACGATTTATTATACAATTCTTTAACATTCGTAATATCATTTTGTTTTGCTATACTATTATTTTCTGTTTGAGTAAGTTTGGTTGTTTCAACTGCCTTAGTCAGTTTAGTAATTTCAGGTTCTATAATGTCTCTAATTGACTGGTCTCCACAACTTTGCAGCAGATTATTAAAATCACCATTTTCTGGTGGTTTGACTATACAAGTTATCGCTCCCTTCATTTCTAACATTTTTGCAGCTTTAATTACAGTATTATAAGTTATAGGATTTTTGCTATCATTATCTGCTGCAATGATGATTTTTTCACCAGGAAATGGTGAATAATTTCTCAAATTCGAAATTCCTGCACTAGCAATGATATTACCTTTAATGCCTGATTGCTGCAAGCTCAATGCTGTTTCAGCGCCTTCTGCTATAATTGTTATATTAGGGTCATTCGCATTTCGCTTTGCGATTGTTATGAACGATCCGCTGATTTTGCCGAAAGATCTTCTGTTAATTAAAATATTCGCCTTATCTCCTGCCGAATTTAGATATACGGCCTGTACTCCGGTAATTTCCCCTTTTGAATTTCTTGCAAATGCTGTAAATGCTGGATAATTTTCTCTCGTTTGAGTATCAAACAGTATACTTCCTTTTAAGTCTGAACTTGCGGTGCTTTTGTCAAAAGTAATACCACGATTTTCAAGATACTTTTTTACTATTTCAACTTCTGCGCTTGGGCTCGTATCTATCTCATAACCATGTATTCTGCTTGATCGTTCATACAAGTTTTGAACTTTTGCGATTTTAACACTTTCAGATTGTTGAGTGTATTGTTGAGAATCGTCAGTCTTAGGCGGTCTCTGATACCGTTGACTAATATTAGACA
This genomic interval from Orientia tsutsugamushi contains the following:
- a CDS encoding Rpn family recombination-promoting nuclease/putative transposase, with the translated sequence MTKKLKHDSLAKTIMSDPVAAQEFLEYYLPSDFKSLIDLSQIKVEQESYIEESLKKKYSDIVYRVATKKHGNAFIYILIEAQSTVDYWTALRLWRYTLLLCERHKKEKTKLPLVYNLVIYNGKEVYNAPRNLWDLFTDSMIAKQLMTSDYQLVDLQSMSNDEIVRKKHIGMLEYMLKHIHQRDMLKLWEEFLIKFKHVLILDKEKGYIYLRSFLWYTDTKLLESQQPELEQVLAKYLSEEEKSNIMRTIAAKYIDEGIEIGETKGRAEGRAEGRAEGRAEGRAEAAQELAMNLLKAGFSVEFISENTGLSKEEVINLKNNIEY